GCCGTCCTCTGAGTCCAATAAGAAAACTGTCCTCGTGGCAAACAAAAGGTGCACGACGCTTCAATCTTTGTACTCATACGCGTAAGGTAGAAGCCGACCGATGGGAATCGACTTCAGCTGTCCATTTGTCGACACTACCACGTTAATCTCCGGCTGCAGATCCCACAGAACTTGTCGACACCGACCGCAAGGGCTCAAGACTTCCCCTTCGCCATCAGTCCCGGCGCGAACAGCCACGATGCTGATCAACGTTGTGGCATTCGCGGCGGCAGCAGTACCTAGCACCACCAGCTCAGCACAGGGACCCCCAGTAAAGTGGAAGACGTTCAAGCCCGAGAATATTCGGCCGTCTGCGGACAGGGTCGCGGAGGCAACGCTATGGATGTCCGATGGAGGGATTGATTGGATGGTGGTCTTGGCGGCAGCGACCAGGTCAATCTCCGCTGAAGTGAGGTCCATCGGGCAGTTGTGCGAGGTATTGTAAGAATTTCCCGCGGTGATGCGAATAGTGGCCACGAATATTCGGCTTGGAGATCCTAAAAATGCCTCTTCATACCGGGGTTTTAAAGGCGAACAGAACTCGAGGCACCGGGGTGTCAGGCTAGTAGCCTGGAGGCAGGTGCCCATAGATCTCACTCCTTAAGTCACGTGAGCAACTGTCAATATGGATTGGATTCTATATAATTGAATGTTGAATCCGGTACTACACCCGATACTTTGGATTACAAACCTGGAAATCAATTTTAAATGAACCAAGTAGGGTATATTGAATGCTgacaacttttttttgtatcGGGGTGAGAAGCGAGAGTGATGGACAAAATCAATGATGAAACCAGTGATAAacgttttgtttttttcaCTCCGATAGTCACTTCTAAGCTGAGCGGAAGGTCTGCTCTTCttgaggtggaagagctAGGATGACCAGCTTCGAGAGACTTTACTGATGCTGGGGATTATAAATTTCAAGGACTGCAGATAGATTGATCTCGTTCAAAAAGGCGGGCCGTTTCATTATCACTGTGACCAGTTTCATTATATACAAGTAAACATCACACTCATCGAATAAATTACGTCGAGATGGTAGATCACCATGCTCACGCCTTGCTGTACTCCTTCAGCCTAGAGATTGATATAGTAAAAGCCAAGCAACTTGTTAAACCTTTGATAACGCCTTAGTGCCATTTCTGAAACTGTGTGGCTTGAGACTGTGTGACACATGAGACACACCTGAAAAAGCATGCACGATGATCCTGGGATCGAGGTTGATTATGAACAGTCGAATGGTTGAAAATATGTTTGAAACGAGCAAATGTCAATCTCCAACCCAGTATTCTCAGGAAAAAGTCAGGGACTGTGATTTTTGAGATCTAATCTTCAAAACGGAGGTGTATTGTAAGCTCCATTATATCACACAGGGCGTCCAGAGGGAAATCAGCTACATAAATTGGAATCTTACTGAAATCCAGGTACAAATACTCAACCAACATCAGCCAGGCTACCACAAACTCACCAGGATAGGAGAGCCCAATCTGCAATATTCACTCTGACTCGCTTTCAAAATTGGAAGTAGAATCTAGGATGAAGAGGGGATCCATCCTTGTTCGGTATCCTTTCCCTTCGTACATAGATACCTGTTATTATTAGAGTATCGACCTCAGGGTGAGAGTTCAAAACTGAAAATATCAAATGCATTTCAGAAGCCAAATAGGTATCTcgtttccccctccctccagGGTTTCTTCCGTCCCACAGTGCTGTGGTATTAGATAATGAAAAATGTATGTACCCATGCCAGGTCGCTCTCGGTGGTAGAGCAAAAGGCAACTTCTATTTACAAACAGAATCGACAAGCCGGACAATCCTGGCTGTCATTCAGTCGGGACCCCGTCGCAATGACTTGACAGACCGTTGTTTTTCAATGTCTTCTCGAGAAAACCAGTGACCGTGAAAGCCATACGGCACTCTTTGCGGAAGCAGAATTCGTGCAATGACAGTCTTCATATCAAGGGCGTCAATTACCCACAGCTCACTGCGAGCGTTTAATGGGCAACTTCCGTCGTCACGTAGCTGAGACTCGTCGAACAAGAACGCCAGAAGAAAGCCGTCATCCTCTCGTGTGGCATTTGCACGGGGGACAAACGAAGCCTCTTGAGTGTACCAGCCCTTTGGAGCCTGGAAAACTCGGATCGGGTCGTCATTGTCCTTGCTGGCGATGATATCTTGTATGCTTCGAGTATCAACACACCCCACTTTGGGTGTTGGCATTTTCTTCAGACCTGTTTGAATCAATTTCCGCACATCCATTTTGACGAGGCAGTCAATCTTGACACCTTGTCCAATGCTTGCGGTCAGCTTTGGATCGGTGGTCGAGCAACCGTAAATGAAACGTGCGTCTTTCATCGCTCGATTGGGTGCCACAATGGGAAATTCGAACGGGATTGCGGACAAAGCCCACTCGTGCATGATGGTGTTTTGTACTGGATCGGAGACGTTGAAACAGTAATAATACAAGCTACACGCATCGTGGCCTTGATCCAGGTAGTGAGCATCGCGCGGATAGCCCGACGAACCTGCACAATAGAGTACTGCGGGCGTGGTCGTGCGGCAGGCGAGCATATTCACCACCTTCACATTTTCTTTGGAAGAGCCAGAGGTCTCGACACCATCCCAAGTGTTTGCAGTATGGAAGATGAGACAAGGGTCTGACTCGTACCACCGTATCTGTTGAGGCTCCATTCTTGGAAATATTCCAAAGCGCGATTGAAACTGTGAATCGTACTGAACTGGGGGCTTTCCCTTGATCGTATTCAAGGGGTTCAAGGAGAGTGGAAGATCAAGTATGACGGTATGGGTCCCCGAAACGCCAAAGTCGTGCATCAGCTTAGGGCTCGTCACTCCGGGGATTGGTGCATTCATCAATCTCGAATAAGAACCGGCTTTTCCTGGGTAATGTTCTTGCTCGGGAATCACAGTATACCAGACAAAGGGTGGCAAGAATGAGGACTGAAAGGAAATCATTTGGTGACTATCGGGATCAACTTTGGGCTGTTGATGGTTAGCATGGGGCTTGTCTGTTCTCTTCCCACAATCTCCTCATTGACTCACATGGGATGTAGCCCAGTTTTTCAAAAATCCCAACGGGCCCTTTCCACCAATGATCTCCTCGAAAGAAGGATGGCTCTCGGGCTCTCCCTCTGCCGATACACCATTGAACCAACCGACCGTCTGTAAGCTTGGCAATAAGACTCTTAATGGTGGCCCGCTTTGACAGTGCGCTAGAGCTCTACCATCGTGAAAGGAAATAGAGGTGTTTGCAACGCTGATATTACGGATTGCTGGCACCAACGGGCTGATGTGTGACCAGATGATCAGAATTGTGCATCGCACGATCTCGCACACGAAAGCGAAGATTGAAATGCAAGGATCGAGCATGACGCTCAAGCTGAGCACCGGAGGGGAAAATCCCTTCGGCATCGACCGAGCGGCGAGATAGACGTCGGTCAGCAAGTACTGGTTCACAAATTGTGGCTCGGATCTGCTTTTTTCGCCTTCCAGCTGCTTAAAGTAGACACCGGACAGCATGCCATCCCCATCCCACCAGTGCGAGCGCTCGTCATTCTGGGGCATCCCCTGAGGGTTGCCGCCATTTCGTACATATTGGCCGCCTATGAGCTCAGCGGGGATTGAGCCGGAGTAGGGACAGGAAGTCAGATCCCGCTGGCGCTGTATCGGTTCGAAGTTACCGCTGAAATACCATCTGGGCATCTTGCAGTCAAAATTCCCGGAATTTTGGTCGATGTGGAAAGACCAGCGTGTTTGGTCGTCCGCCAGGAGCCTGTGAAAAAGGTAATGAATGCTTCTCCTGTCATATTAAATCTATGGCGGCTAGAAAATTGGGCTAGCCATGTCGAACAGAAAAGTATCAGAGGGGGACTAGCAATGCCAGGAACATGCCAGTGCGCAGTGGAGCAGACAGTTTATCATCGGATGCATTTTGGCTGTGGAAGTTACATCATTGCCTAGTCGAAGAACAAGCATTTAGCCCGTGGTCTCGATGACCACATAGGAGAAGGGGGCGTGGGTCCTGTGCTAACTTGGGAGTACCATGTGTGTAGTTCGGTTTAAAACTCCCTCGTCAGACCTATACCTAATCATTGGCAAATGGTGGAAGGTCAGCCCACAAGCCCAAGACAGACAACAGATACTGTACGTGGCAACTCGCTGCCCTGCTTCGAGTGTGTTATTGAAGTCCGGTGTTTGTGTCCGGGTCTACCGCTCTAGCCCTATACGAGGTCGGAGCATCGGAACCGGATTGTAGCCCATCCTAAGGCTACTGAAATTCATTACAACCCGACCCTCCACGGTAAATAATTCCTTGCTGCTTCCGATCTCCAGACGAATAATGACCTCGTTATCTGGGTCCGATTGTGGAGAACATGGGATTACCCCAAGGACGTCAAGTTCGATGACAGAGGCATGGCCGagcgccaaaaaaaagattatTATGAATAATGTTCCCTCGCAAATCACTGGGCTGCTATCGCTTGTTACTGGCAGGGCGCGAGTAGCCCAGAATGTTTCCCTTCGGGGACACTATCATTCGGGCTTGGACACGAATCCAGCTTGTTGTCAGTTCCGTAGTGAAGTCC
The nucleotide sequence above comes from Penicillium oxalicum strain HP7-1 chromosome II, whole genome shotgun sequence. Encoded proteins:
- a CDS encoding Blasticidin-S deaminase encodes the protein MDLTSAEIDLVAAAKTTIQSIPPSDIHSVASATLSADGRIFSGLNVFHFTGGPCAELVVLGTAAAANATTLISIVAVRAGTDGEGEVLSPCGRCRQVLWDLQPEINVVVSTNGQLKSIPIGRLLPYAYEYKD